Proteins encoded within one genomic window of Cyprinus carpio isolate SPL01 chromosome A15, ASM1834038v1, whole genome shotgun sequence:
- the LOC109062674 gene encoding uncharacterized protein LOC109062674, which translates to MAPSAEAKRLENVESGRAKPKEEVLAEASTFVSTNGGDPSDQFLVLAHCKLQFGKYQGQRFRWLLENSLGYAVYLVLSISNETAQTTPLSENKQLFLQYTSQIREMAEEVEKYQRKQEMQAEARATGDQGCLMVEFGDFQGRSMKDVYEDQSKEAQALIRYLVKADARPKTNMAIFKTYVLKRRASAVGTSIRQPAPHAATSSASATPPAAIQTGVQQTATVKALLARGKHLSPSQLARKLMSPVKHYPLLQSTLPPPAAEPPAKHLARMQLFATGTSVPTVEDDDEELVFAASQCEAQLNTELCHNMPQAGCIL; encoded by the exons ATGGCGCCTTCGGCGGAGGCAAAGCGCCTTGAAAATGTGGAGTCTGGAAGGGCCAAACCTAAGGAGGAGGTGCTGGCAGAGGCCAGTACTTTTGTCAGCACAAACGGTGGAGACCCCAGTGACCAGTTTTTAGTACTGGCTCACTGCAAACTTCAGTTTGGGAAGTACCAGGGTCAGAGATTTAGATGGCTCCTGGAAAACTCTCTGGGGTACGCAGTGTATTTGGTGCTCAGCATTTCCAATGAGACAGCGCAGACAACCCCCCTGTcagaaaataaacaactgttCCTACAGTACACTTCTCAAATCAGAGAGATGGCAGAAGAAGTGGAGAAATATCAGAGGAAGCAGGAAATGCAAGCAGAAGCCCGGGCAACTGGAGACCAGGGCTGCTTGATGGTGGAGTTTGGTGACTTCCAGGGCCGGTCCATGAAGGATGTTTATGAGGACCAGAGCAAGGAGGCCCAAGCCCTCATCAGGTACCTGGTTAAGGCAGATGCCAGGCCCAAAACCAACATGGCCATTTTCAAGACATATGTCCTGAAAAGACGGGCTTCTGCTGTGGGCACCAGCATACGTCAGCCTGCACCTCATGCTGCAACCTCCAGTGCCTCTGCAACTCCACCTGCAGCTATCCAAACTGGTGTACAGCAGACCGCCACTGTGAAAGCACTGTTGGCACGTGGCAAACATTTGTCTCCTTCACAGTTGGCGAGAAAACTCATGTCACCAGTTAAACACT ATCCATTACTGCAGTCCACTTTACCTCCTCCAGCAGCAGAACCCCCAGCCAAACATTTGGCCCGAATGCAGCTTTTTGCTACTG GCACTTCCGTTCCCACTGTTGAAGATGACGATGAGGAGCTGGTATTTGCTGCATCACAATGTGAAGCACAGCTAAATACAG AATTATGTCACAACATGCCTCAAGCGGGATGCATTCTTTGA